A part of Pectinophora gossypiella chromosome Z, ilPecGoss1.1, whole genome shotgun sequence genomic DNA contains:
- the LOC126380274 gene encoding uncharacterized protein LOC126380274: MADNVSTGTQKKTPSKKPKKPYEEIGAMFNGNEIKIRVPKSTSKPPKLTPSQMKLQQECTCEDERSVCSEDCGITRGADTGNSLDFQIPDDLCEGLSNRTALNSELVYCKKEGHDTLCNICNVTPKDAPRGVQAQKLLHPDKDVFILKIGKQTDEPNRTGNIEVELVTPRAPAKPKPAMHSCKLIQCEEYDIPCCMTCRNCGPGIPRKRKCKRRCY; this comes from the exons ATGGCGGACAATGTCTCGACAGGGACACAAAAGAAAACACCAAGTAAAAAGCCAAAGAAACCATACGAGGAAATTGGTGCCATGTTTAATGGAAATGAG ATAAAGATCCGGGTACCTAAAAGCACGTCAAAGCCTCCAAAGCTGACTCCATCACAGATGAAGTTGCAGCAGGAATGTACCTGCGAAGATGAACGGTCTGTCTGCTCTGAAGACTGCGGCATAACTCGCGGAGCCGACACTGGCAATAGTCTTGACTTCCAA ATTCCTGACGACCTCTGTGAGGGGCTTAGCAACAGAACAGCGCTGAACTCTGAACTAGTGTACTGCAAGAAAGAAGGACACGACACACTGTGCAATATCTGCAACGTCACGCCCAAAGACGCCCCGAGAGGTGTGCAGGCGCAGAAGTTACTGCACCCGGACAAGGATGTGTTCATATTGAAGATCGGGAAGCAAACTGATGAGCCTAACCGCACTGGTAATATTGAG GTGGAGTTGGTGACACCTCGTGCTCCCGCGAAGCCGAAGCCAGCGATGCACAGCTGCAAGCTGATTCAGTGTGAAGAGTACGACATCCCGTGCTGCATGACCTGCCGCAACTGTGGTCCTGGCATCCCCAGGAAGAGAAAATGCAAACGCAGGTGTTATTAG